The genomic window GATCGTCCTGAAAAGGCCGAGCGCCCGGAAAAGCCGGAGCGTCCTGAAAAGCCTGAGCGTCCCGAGAAGCCTGCCAAGCCTGAGCGTCCCGGTCGCTAAGAAATCTGCTGCTCAAATTTGAGCGGCATATTTCCTTCCTCAGAAACCGCTGCCCGGAAGGGTGGCGGTTTTTTTACGCCTTTCTGATGGGCACTGACGTCCAGCTCGAGGTTTGCAGGCTGCTTCACAGGTTAGAAAGGGATGCACAACAGGGACTTAGCCGCCGGCATCACCTGTGGTAGAGTCTGAGGCCGCTATTCCCTTTCGCAGTTTTGGGGTCAGATAAAGTGCTCGAAATAATAAAATCCGGCGGCTGGTTGATGCTGCCCATTCTCCTCTGTTCCGTTGCGGTTATCGCCATCTGTATCGAGCGGTTGTGGACGCTTAACCCCCGTCGCATCGCGCCGCGCACGCTGCTTGGCGAGGTGTGGAGCTGGCTAAAAAACAACCAGATGAATGGTGAGAAGCTCAAGTCCCTGCGCGATTCCAGCTACCTGGGGCGCATTTTTGCCGCCGGCCTGTCCAATTCCAGGCATGGCCGTGAGGTGATGAAAGACAGTATCGAAGAGGCCGCCAGCCAGGTGGTCCATGAGCTGGAGCGTTTCCTCGGTGCTCTGGGCACCATTGCTGCCGTCGCACCGCTAATCGGCCTGCTCGGTACTGTGGTGGGGATGATCCAGGTATTCACCGCGATCATGCTGGAAGGCACCGGCAACGCTGGCGTGCTTGCCGGCGGCATCAGTCAGGCCCTGATTACCACCGCAGCCGGTCTTACTGTGGCGATCCCGGCGCTGATGGCGCACCGTTATTTCCAGCGCCGAGTGGACAGCATCGTGGTGACCATGGAGCAGGAGGCGGTAAAGCTGGTAGATGCCCTGCACAGTGACCGCCGTATCGAAGCCGTCTGAGCGGGGTAAGTCACATGCAGTTTCGCCGCCAGAAGCGAGAGCAGGACGGGGTCAACCTGACGCCATTGATCGACGTGGTCTTCCTGCTGCTGATCTTTTTCATGGTTTCCACCACCTTTACCAAGGAGAGCCACCTGAAGCTCAACCTGCCGGAGGCGGCAGGCCCACAGGCGGAAGCCCAGCCCCGCACTGTCGAGGTGCTGATCAATGCCGACGGCTCCTATGCAGTGGACGGTCGCGCGCTGATCAACAAAAAACTGGCTACCCTGAAATCGGCGCTGTCGGAAGTTTCCGCAGGCGAGTACAATCGCCCGCTTGTCATTACGGCTGACGCCACCGCACAGCATCAGGCGGTGGTTCGCGCCATGGATGCCGCCGGCCAGCTGGGGTTTGTCCACCTCAGTATCACCACGCGGCAACCTGAAGAAAACTAACGCCTCGCGAGCGGGCCAGCTGCACAATCCATCTCTGTATTGACCAGAGGTGCGCCAGTTGGCCCGATTGAGCGTTGCACTGGCGCTACGGCCCGGTGCCTCGTTCACAGGGAGCCCGGCCAAGAGTTTGTATGGGAAGAGTTAAAACGCCACCGCGCAAGCCTCAACGCGGTGCGGAAACCTACCGCCGCCTGCTTACCTATGCCCTGCCATACTGGCCAATTTTTGCCCTGGCTGTGTTTGGCTTCCTGCTGTTCTCCGTCATGGGTGTCAGTCTTATCGCTGTTACCGAGCTTTTGCTCGATGCGGTGGGCGCCGGCATTCAGGAGAGCAGGGGGTTCCTGGCCAAAATAGTAGCGGGCTATTTCCCCGGCGGCATCATGCCCCAGGAGACGGCGCGCTGGCTGATTCCACTGGGGATGTTGCTGATCATCGTGCTCAGGGCCTGCGGCAACTTTATCGGTAGCTATGGCCTTGCCTACGTGGCCCGTGCTGTCATCCACCAGTTGCGCACCCAGCTTTTCGTGAAAATCGGCGAACTGCCGAGCGCTTATTTTGACCGCTATACCGGCGCCTACCTGATCTCCAAGGTTTCCTACAACGTCGAGCAGGTCACCAACTCCATCACCAAAGCAGTGAAGGTGATGATCAGGGAATCCTTCACCACACTTGGACTGCTGACTTATCTGTTGCTGGTGAACTGGAAGCTGACACTGACGTTTTTCCTGTTTGCACCGATTATTGCGCTGATCGTGCGTGTCGTGGGCAAGCGTTTCCGCAAACTGAGCCACCGTATCCAGAACACCATGGGCGATGTGACCCATGTGACTCAGGAGGCAATCAATGGCTATCACGTTGTGCGGATGTAC from Microbulbifer aggregans includes these protein-coding regions:
- a CDS encoding MotA/TolQ/ExbB proton channel family protein, giving the protein MLEIIKSGGWLMLPILLCSVAVIAICIERLWTLNPRRIAPRTLLGEVWSWLKNNQMNGEKLKSLRDSSYLGRIFAAGLSNSRHGREVMKDSIEEAASQVVHELERFLGALGTIAAVAPLIGLLGTVVGMIQVFTAIMLEGTGNAGVLAGGISQALITTAAGLTVAIPALMAHRYFQRRVDSIVVTMEQEAVKLVDALHSDRRIEAV
- a CDS encoding ExbD/TolR family protein, whose protein sequence is MQFRRQKREQDGVNLTPLIDVVFLLLIFFMVSTTFTKESHLKLNLPEAAGPQAEAQPRTVEVLINADGSYAVDGRALINKKLATLKSALSEVSAGEYNRPLVITADATAQHQAVVRAMDAAGQLGFVHLSITTRQPEEN